The Lycium ferocissimum isolate CSIRO_LF1 chromosome 10, AGI_CSIRO_Lferr_CH_V1, whole genome shotgun sequence genome window below encodes:
- the LOC132035270 gene encoding protein SMALL AUXIN UP-REGULATED RNA 51-like, producing MAIRKSNKLSQTAVLKQILKRCSSLGKKNGYQDEQGLPMDVPRGHFVVYVGENRTRYIVPISILSRPEFRILLQRAEEEFGFDHEMGLTIPCDEDFFESLTSSMLR from the coding sequence ATGGCTATTAGGAAGTCAAACAAGTTGTCACAAACTGCAGTGTTGAAGCAAATTCTAAAAAGGTGTTCGAGTTTgggaaagaaaaatggatatcaAGATGAACAAGGACTTCCAATGGACGTACCAAGAGGGCATTTTGTAGTATACGTTGGAGAAAACAGAACAAGATACATTGTTCCAATTTCCATCTTGTCAAGGCCCGAATTTCGGATACTCCTTCAACGAGCCGAAGAAGAATTTGGCTTTGATCATGAAATGGGACTTACTATTCCTTGTGATGAAGATTTTTTCGAATCTCTAACTTCGTCAATGCTAAGGTAA